One genomic region from Rosa rugosa chromosome 1, drRosRugo1.1, whole genome shotgun sequence encodes:
- the LOC133726326 gene encoding uncharacterized protein LOC133726326, with the protein MSGSSEPPKYTKTPLHVIQERIAKLKQNSDIFDVQVSTPLQIRELEIDSEGHQVEGGSAASITSSDQSPPHTPHPPHQDPPNAPLPLLLPPPPPMALTIRQLSTSVIPPGGVPTCITYPAAAEGLTADFELKSGLLHRLPTFHGLPMEDPNNHLMEFQFICTSMKPQGADEHILKLKAFPFSLADKAKQWLYELPSGRITSWGDMMKAFLEKYFPTSRIIMLRKKISGIQQGQDESYAEYYERFKSLITQCPQHGMKDETLLTCFYDGLTPLERDMLDAASGGSFVDKEPAAGMILIENRALNQQQYGNSRSKTTTTRERVHEVSTLAQLEEKINKLTTLVSQGAQGQVMVCGVCSMQGHASNQCPQLMEEGGQEGVNAIGFQQGFQRPRNDPYSNTYNPGWRDHPNFRWKDNENVQSAPQGFQPRPQGFYQKPQPPNPTPFNSNYNSNASSSSSNDELIRTLTKSTQALIAGQTHHGNQINAISTDVNEMKKQMSQVVEFMGKFHEQGKLPSGTIPNPHFEQAKAVTTRSGKTLVDLPKPPKKNSTSTLEEEEDPATSKAQVTSPPSNAKPKPQGQVSNSFNSVIANPSSSPLPFPSRYANSKKDEAEKAILETFKKETKP; encoded by the exons ATGTCTGGATCGTCTGAACCACCCAAGTACACCAAAACGCCCCTTCACGTCATCCAAGAACGAATTGCAAAGCTAAAGCAGAACTCGGACATCTTTGACGTTCAAGTCTCTACTCCACTTCAAATTCGTGAGCTTGAAATAGATAGTGAAGGGCATCAAGTAGAAGGAGGATCAGCTGCTTCAATCACTTCATCTGATCAATCACCACCACATACCCCACATCCACCACATCAAGATCCACCCAACGCTCCATTACCTTTACttttaccaccaccaccaccaatggctcTCACCATAAGGCAACTCTCTACATCCGTCATCCCACCTGGGGGAGTGCCAACCTGCATAACCTACCCTGCTGCAGCTGAGGGATTAACAGCTGATTTTGAGTTGAAGTCTGGGTTGCTTCATCGTCTTCCTACATTCCATGGACTCCCTATGGAAGATCCAAACAACCACTTGATGGAATTTCAGTTCATATGCACTAGCATGAAGCCTCAAGGAGCTGATGAGCATATTTTGAAGTTGAaggccttcccattttcgttggCTGACAAGGCAAAACAGTGGCTCTACGAGTTGCCTAGTGGACGAATTACATCTTGGGGAGACATGATGAAGGCGTTTCTTGAGAAGTACTTTCCTACATCTCGCATCATCATGTTAAGGAAGAAGATAAGTGGCATCCAACAAGGGCAAGATGAGTCCTACGCAGaatactatgagaggttcaagtcTCTTATCACTCAGTGCCCTCAACATggcatgaaggatgagaccttgctcacttgtttttatGATGGTCTCACACctttggaaagggatatgttagATGCTGCTTCTGGTGGATCTTTTGTTGACAAGGAGCCTGCGGCTGGAATGATCCTTATTGAGAATAGGGCcttgaatcaacaacaatatgggAACTCTAGGTCCAAGACCACCACCACACGTGAAAGGGTCCATGAGGTAAGTACTTTAGCTCAATTGgaagaaaaaattaacaaacttaCTACTCTTGTGTCTCAGGGAGCACAAGGACAAGTCATGGTGTGTGGAGTTtgttctatgcaagggcatgcaTCTAaccaatgccctcaactcatggAGGAAGGAGGACAAGAAGGTGTCAACGCCATAGGTTTTCAACAAGGGTTCCAACGTCCTAGGAATGATCCATATTCGAACACTTACAAtcctggatggagggatcacccTAATTTTCGTTGGAAggacaatgagaatgttcaaaGTGCACCTCAAGGGTTCCAACCACGTCCTCAAggcttttatcaaaagcctcaaCCTCCTAACCCTACTCCTTTCAATTCTAATTATAATTcaaatgcttcttcttcttcttctaatgatgAATTGATCAGAACTCTAACTAAGtctactcaagctttgattgCAGGTCAAACTCATCATGGGAATCAGATCAATGCCATATCCACGGATGTGAATGAGATGAAGAAGCAAATGAGTCAAGTTGTGGAGTTTATGGGTAAGTTTCATGAGCAAGGGAAGCTTCCAAGTGGCACTATCCCTAATCCTCACTTTGAGCAAGCAAAAGCCGTTACTACAAGGAGTGGTAAGACCCTTGTAGACCTCCCTAAGCCTCCCAAGAAGAACTCAACGTCAACattagaggaggaagaggaccctgcaacgtccaaggcTCAAGTGACGTCTCCACCTTCCAATGCAAAACCGAAACCTCAAGGACAAGTTTCTAACTCTTtcaattcggttattgctaatccatcttcttctcctttgccTTTCCCAAGCAGATATGCTAATTCCAAGAAGGATGAGGCCGAAAAGGCCATCTTGGAAACTTTTAAGAAG gagaCAAAACCGTGA